One region of Catenuloplanes indicus genomic DNA includes:
- a CDS encoding DUF6458 family protein yields the protein MGFGASIFLIALGAIFAFAIEFDLGWIDIAVVGWVLILAGLVGLATTVWFWQSRRRPVATTADGHIPAPPHPATAPPHTHVAPPVAAPVEDRVVEEQYRVRRQQL from the coding sequence GTGGGTTTCGGAGCAAGCATCTTCCTCATCGCACTGGGGGCGATCTTCGCGTTCGCCATCGAGTTCGACCTGGGGTGGATCGACATCGCTGTGGTCGGCTGGGTCCTCATCCTCGCCGGCCTCGTGGGCCTCGCGACGACCGTGTGGTTCTGGCAGAGCCGCCGTCGCCCGGTCGCAACCACTGCCGATGGTCACATCCCGGCGCCGCCGCACCCGGCGACCGCGCCGCCGCACACGCACGTGGCCCCGCCCGTCGCCGCCCCGGTCGAGGACCGGGTCGTTGAGGAGCAGTACCGGGTGCGCCGTCAGCAGCTGTAA
- the trhA gene encoding PAQR family membrane homeostasis protein TrhA, producing MTTDAPARLKPLDLGKPRLRGWLHFYAFFVALVCGIVLCSLALSRPGWTPVLSCAVYSLTVCGLFGTSALYHRRVWSPRGYQIMRRMDHSMIFVFIAGTYTPFCLLLLPAPKSEILLGIVWGGALLGVALKLVWPHLPRWVGAPLYIALGWVAVAVLPDILHKGGVAALVLLIVGGVMYSIGAVLYALRRPNPWPTVFGHHEFFHACTLIAAICHHIAIYFALFA from the coding sequence GTGACCACCGATGCCCCCGCTCGCCTCAAGCCGCTGGACCTCGGCAAACCCCGCCTGCGCGGCTGGTTGCACTTCTACGCGTTCTTCGTCGCCCTGGTCTGCGGCATCGTCCTCTGCTCACTCGCGCTGTCCCGGCCGGGCTGGACACCGGTGCTCAGCTGCGCCGTCTACAGCCTCACGGTCTGCGGCCTGTTCGGCACCAGCGCGCTCTACCATCGGCGCGTCTGGAGTCCGCGCGGCTACCAGATCATGCGCCGGATGGACCACTCGATGATCTTTGTGTTCATCGCCGGTACGTACACGCCGTTCTGCCTGTTGCTCCTGCCGGCGCCGAAGTCGGAGATCCTGCTCGGCATCGTCTGGGGTGGCGCGCTCCTCGGTGTGGCGCTCAAACTGGTCTGGCCGCATCTGCCGCGCTGGGTCGGCGCGCCGCTCTACATCGCACTCGGCTGGGTCGCGGTCGCGGTCCTGCCGGACATCCTGCACAAGGGCGGCGTCGCCGCGCTGGTGCTGCTGATCGTCGGCGGCGTGATGTACAGCATCGGCGCAGTGCTCTACGCGCTGCGCCGGCCGAACCCGTGGCCCACCGTTTTCGGCCACCACGAGTTCTTCCACGCCTGCACGCTGATCGCGGCCATCTGCCACCACATCGCCATCTACTTCGCGCTGTTCGCCTGA
- a CDS encoding LamB/YcsF family protein gives MDLNADLGEGFGVWRLGDDEALLDLVTSANIACGFHAGDPSIMRAVCGAAADRGVAIGAQVGYRDLAGFGRRRIEYARADLRDEIIYQIAALDGFARVAGDRVRYVKPHGALYNTAAVDEVQAGAVVDAITDYDAGLPVLCQPGSVLARLVAEAGLRVVGEGFADRAYLPDGRLVPRTDPDAVIHNSAAVADRVVRMAVEHTVVAIDDTVIACPVESICLHGDTPGAVDLARRVRASLLDADISLAAFS, from the coding sequence ATGGACCTCAATGCGGATCTCGGTGAGGGCTTCGGCGTCTGGAGACTGGGCGACGACGAGGCGCTGCTCGACCTGGTGACCTCGGCGAACATCGCGTGCGGCTTCCACGCTGGCGACCCGTCCATCATGCGCGCGGTCTGCGGCGCCGCGGCCGACCGGGGCGTGGCGATCGGCGCCCAGGTCGGCTACCGCGATCTGGCCGGTTTCGGACGTCGCCGGATCGAGTACGCCCGCGCCGACCTGCGCGACGAGATCATCTATCAGATCGCGGCGCTCGACGGCTTCGCCCGGGTGGCCGGCGACCGGGTCCGCTACGTCAAGCCGCACGGCGCGCTCTACAACACCGCCGCGGTCGACGAGGTGCAGGCGGGCGCCGTGGTCGACGCGATCACCGACTACGACGCCGGGCTGCCGGTGCTGTGCCAGCCCGGTTCGGTGCTCGCCCGCCTGGTCGCGGAGGCTGGGCTGCGGGTGGTCGGCGAGGGCTTCGCGGACCGCGCCTACCTGCCCGACGGCCGCCTCGTCCCACGCACCGACCCGGACGCGGTCATTCACAACTCCGCCGCGGTCGCCGACCGGGTGGTCCGGATGGCGGTCGAGCACACGGTGGTCGCGATCGACGACACCGTGATTGCCTGCCCCGTCGAATCCATCTGCCTGCACGGCGACACCCCTGGCGCCGTCGACCTCGCCCGCCGCGTCCGCGCCTCCCTCCTCGACGCCGACATCTCCCTGGCCGCCTTCTCCTGA